GATAATGAGCATCGCGGTGAGGACCTCGATCTGGGTGAACCCCGCAGTAGGTCGAAAGAGACGGCGGAAGGGGGGCTGTTCAGCGCGTCGCATCGACGACCACCCCCGTCTCCGCCTCGACCGACAGGGCGAATGGTTCTCCCGTCCGTGTGCTCTGCACCGCCAGCGCCGCGCCGGCCTCGGTCCGTCCGCTGGGCGTGAATACCACAGGGCCGCGCGGCCCCGTGCCCCAGACGACGTCCGGCGGAAAGCAGACCCGCTTGATCACGGTGGCGGCGTTCCCGAGCCAATAGGATGCCGTCTTGCCCGGACAGGCCGCATCCTGCGAAGAGAAGGTCACCTTCACGTCAACTCGCCTAGTGATGGCTTCTTGTTGAGCGACCCCGAGATCCGAGGCCAGGAGGTGGGCCATCGCCCGCGCACGTTGAGTGCTGGCGTATCGGGCGTACGATGGGAGGGTGATCGCAAGGGCAATCCCGAGCAGGGAGATCACGATCAGCGTCTCCAGCAGGGTAAAGCCCGTTCGGTGACCGATCCGCACCCGCCAGTCGTTCATCGCACCTCTGGCAAAACCGCGAGGGTAGGAACGTCGGCCGACATGGAGGCTGCGATGATAGGGGCGAAAACAATTTGACCGCAGCGATCGGTGGTAGGGTACCAGGAGACGACAACCGAACACCATCATTCGACCGAACGCGTAAGATCCCTCTGTTCGGTGTCAACTCGGCGCGCTACGCTTGAACGCCGCGCGACGAGCGGGACAGGATGGCGGGGAGGTGGATCCAGCATGGGGCCTTTGCTGACCGGGCGCGTGGCGTTCGTGACGGGAGCCGGGTCGGGGATCGGGCGGGCGATCGCGATCCGGTTTGCAGAAGAAGGCGCGGATGTGGCAGCAGTCGACGTCAACGAGACGACCGCCGCCGAGACCGTAGCTGGGGTCCAGAGACTCGGTCGGCGGGGGCTCGCGCTGCGGGCGGATGTCAGCCGGTCGGACGACGTCGAGGCGGCCGTCACACGCGCGGGGGCCGGCCTGGGCCCGATCACCATTCTGATCAACAACGCCGGTTTGACGCGAGACAAGACCATTCGGAACCTCACCGAGGCCGATTGGGACCTGGTCCTGGACGTGCACCTCAAGGGGACGTTCCTCTGTACCAAAGCGGTCGCCGCCCGCATGCGCGAAGCCGGGCAGGGGGGGGCGATCGTCAATCTTTCGTCGATCTCTGGGAAGATCGGCAACTTCGGCCAGGCGAACTACGCATCGGCCAAGGCGGGGATTGTCGCGCTGACCAAGGTCACGGCCCGGGAATTTGCCCGCTACGGCGTGCGCGCCAACGCGATCCAGCCCGGGATGATCGACACCCCGATGACCCGGGCCCTCGGGGAAGCGCACCTGGCGCGGAGCGTGGACGCGACCCCGCTCGGCCGGCTCGGCAGGCCGGAGGAGGTGGCCACCGTGGCACTTTTTCTCGCCAGCGATCTCGCAAGTTTCGTGACCGGGGCGATCGTCGAGGTCACGGGGGGGAGGTACCTCTAGCGCATGAAGCCGCATCACGTGTCGCTCTCGGAATTCGAACCGAGTCGCCGGCCGGGCCTGACACGCGTCGTGGCCTCGGTTGAGGCGGGCCAGCCCGTGGAATTGCCACTGCTCACGCTCGTTGGGGACCGGTCCGGGCCGGTGTTCGTCGCGGTCGCCGGAGTGCACGGCGACGAGTACGAGGGCCCTCGCGCGCTCTGGCAGGTCGCCGCCGACCTTCCACCCTCCGCCCTCGCCGGCACCGTTGTGATGCTCCCGATCTGCAACCCGTGGGCGTTTGCGGCGGGGCTCCGCGCGACCCCGGCGCAGATCGACGGCGTCAACCTCGCCCGGACGTTCCCGGGGGATCCGCAGGGCTCGCCCACGCAGCGGCTGGCCGCCGCCCTGCTGGCATTCGTCATGCGACTCCACCCCGCGCTGTTCATCGATCTCCACAGCGGCGGCGTGCGGTACCGGTTTCTCCCCACCGTAGGATACCGGCGTGACCTGGGCGATGCGCCGCGGGCGCGGGCGGCCTCACGGGCGTTCGGTCTCCCGGGCCTCTGGGCGGGACGCGATCACCCCGGCACGTTCAATTGCGAAACCGCCCGCCTTGGAGTCACGACCGTGGGAGTCGAGATGACCGGGGCCGGTGGGTGCCTGGACGACGATGTGGCGGCCGACCGCGAGGGCGTCCTGAATCTCCTTCGCTGGTTGGGGATGGTGCAGGACAAGCCGGCTCCCGAAGTACGCGGGCCGTTCTGGCGGACGACCGACGTGCCGGCGCCTGCCGGGGGGTACGCCGTGCTCGAGCGCTCCGTGGGAGACCGCGTATCGGCAGACACGCGCATCGGTCACGTTCGGTCCCTTCTCGGCGAAGTGATCGGAGAGGCACGTGCTCCACACGACGGCACCGTGTGGGTCACCCGTCACCTGCGGGTGATCGATCCCGGGGAGGCGATCTGCATCGTGGCGAGACCGGCCGAGGGCGAGGCGTGAGGCGAGGGGGCGGCAACGTGTGACGGCCGGCGCGCAAAGCCGGACGCCTTTACTTTTTGACAAGCCTTTGGCATACTAAATCTCGCATCAGCAGGCTGCAAAGTCGGTTGGTAGCATGGTACGGCAAAGAGGTGGAACGGTATGGCGGTAGGGACGGTGAAGTGGTTCAGCGCGGAGAAGGGCTATGGGTTCATCACTCCGGAGGAAGGCAGCAAGGACCTGTTCGTTCATTACAGCGCGATCCAAGGCGATGGCTACAAGTCGCTGAATGAGGGTGAGAAAGTCGAATACGAAGAGACCGCGGGGCGCAAGGGCCCGCAGGCGTCCAACGTCCGCGTGGTTCGGTAGACTGCATACGGTGTCTTAGGGGATGGGGATGGCGCAGCCCGCCATCCCTTCCTGATTTTTGAACGCCGCTGCGCTGTGCTTCGAAAAGGGAGGGACGCGCAATGCCGCACGAGACCTACGCGACGAAGTTCGGTCTTCGTCCGGTCGCCTACGGCCGCCGGGGAATGGTGGCCACCGCCAACCCCCTCGCCACTCTGGCAGGAGTCCGCATGCTCGCCCAGGGGGGGAACGCCGTTGACGCGATCGTGGCGGCCGCGGCGGCGATCGGGGTCGCCGAGCCGTACATGTCCGGGCTCGCCGGGTGCGGGACTCTCATGCTCACGCCGCCCGGAGATATTCCGCGGGCGTTGGTCTTCCTCGGCCGCGCACCCGAGGCGGCGACCCCCGACCGGTTCGCGGGCGGCCACCCCGACGCCGGGTACATGACGCCCGCGGTGCCCGGCAACCTTGCGGGGTGGGCGCGGATCCTCAGAGACCACGGGAAACTATCGTTGGCCCATGTCCTCGAGCCGGCGATCGAACTCGCTGAGCGCGGTGTTCCGCTGACGCCGTTCGACCACCAGATGTTCTCCGAGAGCGGCGGCCGGCTCACCCCGGAGGGCGTCGCGAACTACTTCCACAACGGTCGCGTCCCGGAGGTCGGCTCGCTCTTGGTCCAGCCCGATCTGGCCAGGACGTTCCGAAGAATCGCGGCGGAGGGGATCGGGCACCTCTACGGCGGGGATCTGGGACGCGCGATCGATCACCTGATGCGGGAGCGAGGTGGGTTGCTCACGCTGGCGGATCTGCGCGGTTATCCTGAGACGCTAGAGTGGACCTCCCCGATCAAGACGACGTATCGGGGAGTGACCGTGTACGCTCCGCCGCCGCCGACCAGCGCGATTCAGGTACTTGAAACGCTCAACGTGCTGGACACGTTCGACGTCGGGAAGACGGGGCATCTCAGCCCCGATCACCTTGCCATGGTGGCGGAGGCATCGCGCGCGGCGCGGCTGGACACCGACCGCTTTGTGGGGGATCCGAGGTTCGCCTCGGTTCCCGTGGATCGGCTGCTTTCCCCCGTGCACACGCGAGAGCTCCTCACCGAGGTGGAGTGGCGGTTGCGGGCTCCGTCGGCGGTCGCCGGCGCTGCCGGCGAAGGAGCGTCCGGGGCGGATGGTGGGGTGGCATCGACGACGCACCTCGCCGCCGTAGACGCGAGTGGGTTGGCCGTCAATATCACACACAGCCTCGGGCATGGGTTCGGGAGCGGCGTCGTCGTCCCCGGGACCGGCGTGTGCCTCAACAACGCCATGCATTGGTTCTCGATGACGCCCGGGCACCCGAATGTGGTCGCGCCGGGCAAGACCCACGAATGGCCAATCGCGCCGCTGCACCTCCATCGGAACGGACGGTTCATGGGGACGATCGGGACGCCCGGATCGTACGGGATCCTGGTCACCACCGTGCAGGTCCTTGTTCACCTGCTCGACTTCGGGTTGAACCTGCAGGATGCGATCGGGGCGCCGAGGTTCCGGTGGATCGACGATGTCGGGGACCCGCTGCCCGCGCGGACGATGCGGATGGAGTCCCGCGTGCCGGAATCGACCCGAGGGGCGCTCGTCACGCGCGGGTACGATATCGAGTGGCTCGGACCGTGGTCGATGCGCGTGGGTGGGGTGCAGGGGACCCTCATGAATCACGATACCGGATGGCTCGCCGGTGCCGCCGATCCCCGGCGGAACGGGTACGCGATCGGCTGGTAAGCCGTTGCAGAACTCCGTGACCGGCTCGTCGCCCTCCGCCCGCCCGTCCGTGCTGCTGCTCGACGCCGGAGACACGGCGGCCGTTGCGCTTGCCCCGCTCCCGCCGGGGACCGCGATCGAGGTCATCCGCGGCGGAGATACTATACGGGTGGTGGCGGAGACGCTCATCCCGTTCGGGCATAAGATCGCCGTCGCGCCGATGGCGGCGGGAGATCCGGTGGTGAAGTACGGAGAGGTGATCGGGGTCGCGACCACCGCGATCCGGCCGGGGCAGCATGTGCACGTCCACAATGTGCGGAGCGACCGAGCGGGGGCCCATCGTGGCTGAGGCCTCGGCGGGATCGCTCCGTGGATGGCAACACCCCACCGGCATAGGCGTCCGGCGGCACCTCCTCGTGATCCCGTCGGTGATTTGCGCGGCCCAGGCGGCGTTGACGATCGTGGACGGCGAACCCGGCGCGGTGGCGATCGAGCATCAGCATGGATGCTCGCAACTCGGCGGGGACGCCCATCTGACCGAGCACGTCCTGACCGGACTCGGGACGCACCCCAATGTCGCCGGGACCCTGGTCGTGAGCCTCGGCTGTGAGACGGTGCAGGGGGTCGCGCTCCATCGGTCGATCGTCGGACGGGGCCAGCGCGCTGAGTTCGTGGGCATCCAGCAGGCGGGCGGTACGGGGGCGGCGATACAGGCGGGCCGCGAGGTGTTGCATCGCCTTCGGAGCGCGGCGGCGTCCGATGCGCACGTCGCGCTCGATTGGGCAGCTCTCCGCGTCGGCGTTGAAGCGGCGTGGCTCGACGTTCCGCCAAGCCAAGCCCGGGTCTTCCTCGAGGTGATCGGCGAGTTGCGGCGCGCCGGCGCTACAGTGATTCAGGCGGCCTCGACCGCGGGGGCCGATGCGGGCCTCTGGTGGGAGCAGGCCACTCAGCTGGTCCCAGGACCCCGGTTGAGTCCGAATGGCCTCTCGTACGCGACACGACCGGCCGGAGCGGGCGTGTACCTGATGGAGTCCCCCGCAACACGCATCGCGCAGAAGACTGGGCTGGCTGCCGCGGGTGCTCACGTGATCCTGTCGCCGCTGGCCGGCGGGCTGCCCGCGGGGTGCCCGGTGGCGCCCGTCCTGCATGTGGGGATCGCGCCGTATGCGCGGCCGTTCGCCGAAGATGTCGACGTCATGCTGGACGAGGCCCCGCCGGAGCTCGCCGCGGCCGCGGTGCTGGATGCGGTCGTCGGGGCGTGCCGGACGGTGACGTTGCTCGAGACGATCGGAGACTTTGAGATGGCGATCCACCGGATCGCGCCCACGATGTGAGGGCGATGGACGAGATCCTGCTGTACCGGCGGGCGGGCGCGAGAGGGTGGGGCGCGCGTAACCACGTGCTGGTCCTGCCGTTGATTGCCTCCGCGTCCGGCGTCGCGCGGGCCCTCGCGCGCGGGACCGGTGCGACGTGGGTGGAACACGACTACGAACCAACGGCCGACGATCTGCCCCAGAATCGCGACCGGATCACCCAGACACTAGTCGGTTTTGCCACCAACCCTAACGTGGGGGCCGTGCTCCTCGTGGCCGACACGCCGGAGCGGAGCGCGCTGCTCGATCCCATTCGAGCGACCGGCCAGCAGTCCGATCTGGTCGTTGTGACCGAAGCGGGAGGGCTGCGGGGCGCCATCGAGCAGGGCCGCACACGTCTGGGCGCACTCCTGACGAAAGCCGCCGCAGCAAGTCGAGAACGCGCACCCGTGGCCGCGCTGATGCTGGGGACGGAGTGCGGAGGATCCGACGCGCTCTCCGGCATCACCGCGAACCCGGCCCTTGGCGTCGCCAGCGACCACCTGGTTGACGCGGGCGGCACCGCCGTGCTCGCGGAGACGACCGAGCTCATCGGCGCCGAGCATCTGCTGGCCAGGCGTGCCGCCACCCCGGCCGTCGCCGAGGACATCTACCGGATCATCCACCGGTACGAAGCCGTCGTCCTCGCCCACGGCGAGGACATACGAGGCGCGAACCCGGCGCCCGGCAACATCGAGGGCGGGCTGACGACGATCGAGGAGAAATCGCTCGGCGCCGCCAAGAAGGGCGGGACCCGGACGATTCAGCAGGTCGTGGAGTACGCCTGTCGTCCGGCGACGAGCGGTCTCGTGATCATGGACACTCCGGGGAACGACATCGAGCAGATGGTCGGGATGGTCGCCGCGGGGTGTCAGGTCGCTGCGTTCACGACCGGCCGCGGCACTCCAACCGGATCGGCGATTGTTCCGGTCATCAAGATCGCCACGAACTCTCACACCGCGACCCGCATGCAGGACAACATCGACCTCAATGCCGGATTGATCCTCGAGGGGGCCGAGACCCTCGAGACCATGGGGCGACGCATTTTCGAGGCGATCCTTGCGGTCGCTCAGGGGGAACCGACCAAGGCGGAGCGTCTCGGCCATCGCGAGTTTTCGATCAGCCGGTATCCGTTCGCCGTGCTCGACGCCGTAACCGCCGCCCGATAACGCGTACAGGGGGGCTCCACGATGGCACGGAGTGGCAACGTGTCGGTGACGCAGGACACTCCGGTTCGGATGCGCGACGGCGTGACGTTGTACGCGGATGTGTACATACCCGAAGGGAATGGGCCGTTTCCGGTCCTCCTGATGCGCACCCCGTACAACAAGACCGCGTTCCAAGATTCCGTGTATGCCCATCCGGGTTGGTACGCCCGCCGCGGCTACATCGTGGTCATCGAGGACGTCCGGGGCCGCTGGAGCAGCGAAGGCGAGTGGTACCCCTTCGCGCACGAGTCGGAGGACGGCTACGATACGGTCGAGTGGGCCGCGCGATTGCCCAGGTCCAACGGCAAGGTCGGCATGTACGGGCTCTCATACGTCGGCGCGACCCAGCTGCTGGCGTCGGTAACGGCGCCGCCCCACCTGGCCTGCATCGCCCCGGGCATGACGGCGTCTGAGTACTACGACGGGTGGACATACCGCGGCGGCGCCTATCACCTGGCCTTCACGGAATCTTGGACCGTGATGCTGGCGGCGGACACCGCCCGCCGGCGCGAACTTCGCCGGTTGGAAGCGGAGCTCTACGCCGCCTTCAACGCGACCGGGCTGGTGTTTGGGACCTTACCTCTGAAGCAGTATGAGCTCCTCCGCCGCGAGCGCATCGCCCCCTACTTCTTCGACTGGCTCGACCACCCCACGCGGGACGAGTACTGGGAACGGTGGAGCATCGAGCGCCGCCACGCCAACGTCCGGGTTCCCGCGCTCCACATTGCGGGATGGTACGACATCTTTTTGGATGGAAGCATCCGGAACTACCTCGGGCTGCGCGAGCGCGCCGCGGACGACCGGGCCCGCAACGGGCAGCGGATCCTGATCAGCCCATGGATGCACGTCCCGTGGGCGCCGCTCGTGTCCGGGTGGGACTTCGGCGACGAGGCGCGAAGCCGGATCAACGAGTGGCAGCTGCGCTGGTTCGATTACTGGCTCCGGGGCGTGGAGAACGGGGTTCCCGACGATCCCCCGGTCCGGATCTTCGTCATGGGCGAGAACCGCTGGCGCGACGAACGCGAGTGGCCGCTGCGGCGCGCCCAGACGACCGAGTTCTTCCTCCACAGCCAGGGTTCGGCGAACTCGCTCAACGGGGACGGCGTTCTCAGCCGGGAACGGCCCGGCGAAGAGGACACGGACGTCTTCATCTATGACCCCCGCTCGCCCACGATGAGCTTTGGGGGACGGTCCTGCTGCCGGTACACGATCTCGCCGATGGGGCCGGCCGACCAGCGGCCGGCCGAGATCCACAACGGCGTGCTCGTGTACTCGACCCCGCCGCTCCTACGCGACCTCGAGGTGACCGGGCCGCTCTCGGCGGTGCTGTACGCGGCGACGACCGCGCGGGATACGGACTGGACCGTCAAGTTCGTCGACGTGTATCCTGACGGCCGCGCGATCAATGTGGCCGACGGCATCCTGCGGGCCCGCTATCGGGATTCCCTCTCGGTCCCGATGCTGCTGACTCCCGGCGAGGTGTATGAGTATCGCGTGGATCTGGGATCGACGAGCAACCTGTTCAAAGCGGGCCATCGGATCCGGGTCGAGGTGTCGAGCTCGAACTTCCCCTGTTTCGACCGGAACCTGAACACGGGAAACGCGCCGGGGGATGAATGGATCGCCGACTGCGCAGTGGCAACCCAGACGGTGTTCCACGATGCCAACCGGCCGTCTCGGATCGTGCTACCGGTGGTCCCCCGGCCCTAGTTTACCGTGGCCGAGGCGGGATGTGCGCTCAGTCGTCTCGGTGCGTGTCGGGGCTAGACAGGTAATGCAGGATCGACGCGAGATTGTCACGAGCTTCCGCGTAGTGCCGTCGTGCGCACTCCGTCGAGCAAAAATCATCCCCCTGCTCGACGGCGAGAGGAGGTTTCGGCATCCCGCACGCTTCGCATCGCTCATGAGCCATTTCGATTCCCCCCATTGCTCGCGTGGCAGACTTAGACAGCGGGGGTGGCCGGAATCGCTGCCACCCCCGCTCGTCTCTGCTTAATCTGCTGCTTCCGGCGATTTTAGGCGACGACGCGAACTCTGCTTGCCTGGGGACCTTTCTGTCCCTGAGACGCCTCGTACTCGACCTTCTGCCCTTCGTTCAAGGACTTGTAGCCTTCGCCCTCGATCCCGCTGAAGTGCACAAACAGATCCTTGCTGCCGTCTTCCGGGGTGATGAAGCCATACCCCTTCTCAGAGTTAAACCACTTTACAGTTCCGATTGCCATGCGATCCCCACCTTTATCGTATGCTACCAACCGACTTTGCAGCCTGCTGATGCCAGCCAAGCATGACACACTCTGCGCGTCAACGCAACAAGATTGTTTGGCCAGCCGCCTCCGCGATCACGGGCTCTTCACTATAGGTGGCGGCACACTCCAGACCTGCTTACGCACCTCATCCAGCAGCCTTGCCAGCGACCGCGCCTGAGCTCTGCTGAGGCCAGACATGAGCGAGCGAATGAGCCGAAAGTGGATCGGGGCAAACCCGCGGACAAAACGGCGCCCCTTTTCGGTGAGCTCGATCAAGACTGCGCGGCGGTCACCCGGATAGGTAACGCGACGCACGAGCCGGTCCTTGGCGAGTCCGTCGACGAGCCCGGTGATGTTCCCTGGGGTGACAACCATGAGCTCCGCCAACTCAGACGCCAGCACGGCCTGGTCCTCGCAGAGAAAGAGCGCCATCAGGAGACCCAGCCGGGCGGGTGTAAGATCGACCTGGTTCAATAGAGCACTCATATAATAATTCTTGATCTCGAGAGCGGTGCGAAGGATCGTCAGCGCACCATCGATGTAGTCAAAGTCGAAGTTGGGCAGTCTAGAAGCTCTTTGCTTCAGGCCTCGGCGGAGCACGCCGAGGCCGTCGCCCCGAGCAGGTGATCCGCTTGGTCGTTTTGCCCGCAAGGGGAACGGCCGCCTCCCTCGATTGTTGACATCTGAAATACTAACGACACCCGAAGCCATGTGTCAACTCTATTGGCGTCTTGACAGCAGAGTGAAACGGGGAATATTATCCGTAGTGGCTGATACTTGACAGGTAAACTATATTTCGGGGGAGCGCGCGTGTCGTCTGCACAGTCGTTCAACGAACCGACTCGAAACACAACGCGGGAGGCCGAGGTCGCGGTCGCCGGCGGCGGCCCAACGGGACTCTGGCTGGCGTGCGAGCTGGCTCTGGCCGGCGTGCGGGTCACCGTCCTGGAACGCCTCGCCGAGCCCACCGGACTCTCCAAAGCGCTGGGACTTCAGGCGCGATCTATGGAGATGCTCGAGGATCGCGGTATTCTCGATCGCTTCACGGCAGGCAACCCGACGCCGCCATTCCTGAACTTTGGCATGTTTCCTTTGGATCTGCGGAAACTCGACTTCCCGCATCCCTACGGCGTCGTCATTCCACAGGCACGCGTCGAGGCGCTGCTCGAGAAGCGCGCGAGGGAATTGGGGGCGGAGATCCGGCGGGGACACGAGGTGGTCGGGCTGCACCAGGATGAGCAGGGCGTCACGGTCGAGGTCCGCGCGGCGGCCGAGAGTTACGGACTGCAGGTCCGATATCTGGTCGGCTGTGACGGAGGCCATAGCACGGTGCGGACGCGATTGGGGGTTGCGTTTCCGGGGCTCGAGCCGACGATCATCGGACGGATGGGGGATGTGAAACTGTCCGAAGGCGCACTCGAGCTGCTGAAACGAGGGGTCCCCGAGCTCGGCGGGCGTGCGTTCGGCATCGCACGCACGAAGACGGGTAACTTCGCCATTGTTCCCATGGGCTCCGGGGTGTATCGCGTCGCGGCAGTCGAATGGGATCAACCGTCGATCGACCATAACGCGCCGATGGTGCTCGACGAACTGCAGGCAGCGATCCACAGGGTGATCGACCTGGACCTCCCGATGCACGATCCGGTATGGCTTTCTCGGCCGACGGACAGTAGCCGTCTCGTGGAGCAGTACCGTGACGGCCACGTGTTCCTGGCGGGAGATGCCGCTCACGTGCATTGGGCGTATGGCGGGAAGGGATTGCAGACCGGGATCCAGGACGCCGGCAATTTGGGTTGGAAGCTGGCCGCACAGGTTCATGGCTGGGCCCCCTCGGATCTGCTCGACACCTATCACGCCGAGCGGTACCCCGTGGGGCAACGGTTGATGATGATCACCCGGGCCCAGGAGGCGCTGGCGCGCCCGGGCGAGCACGTCACAGCGCTGCGCGAGCTGGTTGGCCAGCTCTTGACACAGGAACAGACGTTCCGATCCATCGTGGAGGCGATCTCCGACGTGGATATCCGTTACGACATGGACGCCGACCGCGGGGACCGGCATCCGCTGCTCGGCCGATGGGCGCCGAATCTCACGCTGCGCACTGAACGTGGCACAACCCGGGTCGCGGAACTCATGCATGCGGGCAAGGGCGTGTTTCTCGATATTGCCGCGCGACCGGCGCTGCATGATGTCGCCGCGCACTGGGCCGATCGAGTTGATGCGACGATGGCCCGGTGTTATGAGCGTCCAGCAAATCTCGACGCGTTGCTCGTCCGGCCGGATGGTTACGTGGCCTGGGTAGCCACGTCCGATGACGGGGATGGGGAATCCCAGAGAGCGCTGCGTGCCGCTTTGGAGAGATGGTTCGGCGCCGCGGCAAATCAAAGAAAGACTCTTGGCAGCGGACCATGAAACCTGATAGAGTAGGGGATGGTTCTGAGAAGTAACACAGGGTTCACCGTGCGGACAGCGTTATACGTGGGGACGTAGCTCAGTTGGGAGAGCGCCTGAATCGCACTCAGGAGGTCGGCGGTTCGAATCCGCTCGTCTCCACCATATTTCTCAAGATTTCCGAGTGATCACTTAAAGACCACCTGACGTGTTTTCCCGGGCTGCGACATTTTCGCAGCCAGTTCGAATTTGCTCCTCGCCTGATCACGCTCGGCGACGTGCGCCTTCGCCCAGTGGCACAAGTCACGAAGTGGTTTGATGAGACTGCGGCCCATAGCGAGAAAACTGAGCGTCCTGCGAGAA
This sequence is a window from bacterium. Protein-coding genes within it:
- a CDS encoding GspH/FimT family pseudopilin; translated protein: MNDWRVRIGHRTGFTLLETLIVISLLGIALAITLPSYARYASTQRARAMAHLLASDLGVAQQEAITRRVDVKVTFSSQDAACPGKTASYWLGNAATVIKRVCFPPDVVWGTGPRGPVVFTPSGRTEAGAALAVQSTRTGEPFALSVEAETGVVVDATR
- the fabG gene encoding 3-oxoacyl-ACP reductase FabG → MGPLLTGRVAFVTGAGSGIGRAIAIRFAEEGADVAAVDVNETTAAETVAGVQRLGRRGLALRADVSRSDDVEAAVTRAGAGLGPITILINNAGLTRDKTIRNLTEADWDLVLDVHLKGTFLCTKAVAARMREAGQGGAIVNLSSISGKIGNFGQANYASAKAGIVALTKVTAREFARYGVRANAIQPGMIDTPMTRALGEAHLARSVDATPLGRLGRPEEVATVALFLASDLASFVTGAIVEVTGGRYL
- a CDS encoding succinylglutamate desuccinylase/aspartoacylase family protein; the encoded protein is MKPHHVSLSEFEPSRRPGLTRVVASVEAGQPVELPLLTLVGDRSGPVFVAVAGVHGDEYEGPRALWQVAADLPPSALAGTVVMLPICNPWAFAAGLRATPAQIDGVNLARTFPGDPQGSPTQRLAAALLAFVMRLHPALFIDLHSGGVRYRFLPTVGYRRDLGDAPRARAASRAFGLPGLWAGRDHPGTFNCETARLGVTTVGVEMTGAGGCLDDDVAADREGVLNLLRWLGMVQDKPAPEVRGPFWRTTDVPAPAGGYAVLERSVGDRVSADTRIGHVRSLLGEVIGEARAPHDGTVWVTRHLRVIDPGEAICIVARPAEGEA
- a CDS encoding cold-shock protein, which translates into the protein MAVGTVKWFSAEKGYGFITPEEGSKDLFVHYSAIQGDGYKSLNEGEKVEYEETAGRKGPQASNVRVVR
- a CDS encoding gamma-glutamyltransferase family protein produces the protein MPHETYATKFGLRPVAYGRRGMVATANPLATLAGVRMLAQGGNAVDAIVAAAAAIGVAEPYMSGLAGCGTLMLTPPGDIPRALVFLGRAPEAATPDRFAGGHPDAGYMTPAVPGNLAGWARILRDHGKLSLAHVLEPAIELAERGVPLTPFDHQMFSESGGRLTPEGVANYFHNGRVPEVGSLLVQPDLARTFRRIAAEGIGHLYGGDLGRAIDHLMRERGGLLTLADLRGYPETLEWTSPIKTTYRGVTVYAPPPPTSAIQVLETLNVLDTFDVGKTGHLSPDHLAMVAEASRAARLDTDRFVGDPRFASVPVDRLLSPVHTRELLTEVEWRLRAPSAVAGAAGEGASGADGGVASTTHLAAVDASGLAVNITHSLGHGFGSGVVVPGTGVCLNNAMHWFSMTPGHPNVVAPGKTHEWPIAPLHLHRNGRFMGTIGTPGSYGILVTTVQVLVHLLDFGLNLQDAIGAPRFRWIDDVGDPLPARTMRMESRVPESTRGALVTRGYDIEWLGPWSMRVGGVQGTLMNHDTGWLAGAADPRRNGYAIGW
- a CDS encoding UxaA family hydrolase, with the protein product MQNSVTGSSPSARPSVLLLDAGDTAAVALAPLPPGTAIEVIRGGDTIRVVAETLIPFGHKIAVAPMAAGDPVVKYGEVIGVATTAIRPGQHVHVHNVRSDRAGAHRG
- a CDS encoding UxaA family hydrolase, which gives rise to MAEASAGSLRGWQHPTGIGVRRHLLVIPSVICAAQAALTIVDGEPGAVAIEHQHGCSQLGGDAHLTEHVLTGLGTHPNVAGTLVVSLGCETVQGVALHRSIVGRGQRAEFVGIQQAGGTGAAIQAGREVLHRLRSAAASDAHVALDWAALRVGVEAAWLDVPPSQARVFLEVIGELRRAGATVIQAASTAGADAGLWWEQATQLVPGPRLSPNGLSYATRPAGAGVYLMESPATRIAQKTGLAAAGAHVILSPLAGGLPAGCPVAPVLHVGIAPYARPFAEDVDVMLDEAPPELAAAAVLDAVVGACRTVTLLETIGDFEMAIHRIAPTM
- a CDS encoding UxaA family hydrolase, which encodes MDEILLYRRAGARGWGARNHVLVLPLIASASGVARALARGTGATWVEHDYEPTADDLPQNRDRITQTLVGFATNPNVGAVLLVADTPERSALLDPIRATGQQSDLVVVTEAGGLRGAIEQGRTRLGALLTKAAAASRERAPVAALMLGTECGGSDALSGITANPALGVASDHLVDAGGTAVLAETTELIGAEHLLARRAATPAVAEDIYRIIHRYEAVVLAHGEDIRGANPAPGNIEGGLTTIEEKSLGAAKKGGTRTIQQVVEYACRPATSGLVIMDTPGNDIEQMVGMVAAGCQVAAFTTGRGTPTGSAIVPVIKIATNSHTATRMQDNIDLNAGLILEGAETLETMGRRIFEAILAVAQGEPTKAERLGHREFSISRYPFAVLDAVTAAR
- a CDS encoding CocE/NonD family hydrolase yields the protein MARSGNVSVTQDTPVRMRDGVTLYADVYIPEGNGPFPVLLMRTPYNKTAFQDSVYAHPGWYARRGYIVVIEDVRGRWSSEGEWYPFAHESEDGYDTVEWAARLPRSNGKVGMYGLSYVGATQLLASVTAPPHLACIAPGMTASEYYDGWTYRGGAYHLAFTESWTVMLAADTARRRELRRLEAELYAAFNATGLVFGTLPLKQYELLRRERIAPYFFDWLDHPTRDEYWERWSIERRHANVRVPALHIAGWYDIFLDGSIRNYLGLRERAADDRARNGQRILISPWMHVPWAPLVSGWDFGDEARSRINEWQLRWFDYWLRGVENGVPDDPPVRIFVMGENRWRDEREWPLRRAQTTEFFLHSQGSANSLNGDGVLSRERPGEEDTDVFIYDPRSPTMSFGGRSCCRYTISPMGPADQRPAEIHNGVLVYSTPPLLRDLEVTGPLSAVLYAATTARDTDWTVKFVDVYPDGRAINVADGILRARYRDSLSVPMLLTPGEVYEYRVDLGSTSNLFKAGHRIRVEVSSSNFPCFDRNLNTGNAPGDEWIADCAVATQTVFHDANRPSRIVLPVVPRP
- a CDS encoding cold-shock protein, with product MAIGTVKWFNSEKGYGFITPEDGSKDLFVHFSGIEGEGYKSLNEGQKVEYEASQGQKGPQASRVRVVA
- a CDS encoding MarR family transcriptional regulator, with product MLRRGLKQRASRLPNFDFDYIDGALTILRTALEIKNYYMSALLNQVDLTPARLGLLMALFLCEDQAVLASELAELMVVTPGNITGLVDGLAKDRLVRRVTYPGDRRAVLIELTEKGRRFVRGFAPIHFRLIRSLMSGLSRAQARSLARLLDEVRKQVWSVPPPIVKSP